From a single Streptomyces misionensis genomic region:
- a CDS encoding substrate-binding domain-containing protein — protein MRSSLTDPFRSRTLRALTLVAIGALVAGCSSAGTAGTASAGSGGKAAPVKVGLVYSRSGLLAAYGKQYEEGFKAGLAYATHGTNKAGGHPIEVTEQDDAGDPAKAVAAAKSLVGKGCKVLAGTTDSGVALQMAPLAAQNKVLYVSGPAAADAVTGVNAYTFRSGRQSYQDILAAGALLGDARGKKVTVLAQNSAFGQANVAAVKAVLGTKGAHVGSVLAPPSATDLTPFARQTRAGKPDLVFVAWAGAGAPALWTALDQQGVLDTSKVVTGLAGTASYPVFGKAGSKIAFLAHYFPGAGGGNPVEKAMLDGITKAGGTPDLFSPDGFTAAQMIVHAIESGSATDTTAMAKALEGWSFDGPKGAERVRAKDHALLQPMFTARLRGSGDTARPELIDSIPMTAVAPPAAGTAG, from the coding sequence ATGCGTTCCAGCCTCACGGACCCCTTCAGAAGCAGAACCCTCCGCGCGCTCACCCTCGTCGCCATCGGCGCCCTGGTCGCGGGCTGCTCCTCGGCCGGCACCGCCGGCACCGCGTCCGCCGGTTCCGGCGGCAAGGCCGCCCCGGTGAAGGTGGGGCTGGTGTACTCGCGCAGCGGACTCCTGGCCGCCTACGGCAAGCAGTACGAGGAGGGCTTCAAGGCGGGACTGGCCTACGCCACGCACGGGACGAACAAGGCGGGCGGCCATCCGATCGAGGTCACCGAGCAGGACGACGCGGGCGACCCGGCGAAGGCCGTCGCCGCGGCCAAGTCCCTGGTCGGCAAGGGCTGCAAGGTCCTCGCCGGCACCACCGACTCCGGTGTGGCGCTCCAGATGGCGCCGCTGGCCGCGCAGAACAAGGTGCTGTACGTCAGCGGTCCGGCCGCCGCCGACGCGGTCACCGGCGTCAACGCCTACACCTTCCGCTCGGGCCGGCAGTCGTACCAGGACATACTCGCCGCCGGGGCGCTGCTCGGCGACGCCCGCGGCAAGAAGGTCACCGTGCTCGCCCAGAACTCCGCGTTCGGACAGGCCAACGTGGCCGCGGTGAAGGCGGTCCTCGGCACGAAGGGAGCGCACGTCGGCTCCGTGCTGGCCCCGCCGAGCGCCACCGACCTCACGCCCTTCGCCCGCCAGACCCGGGCCGGCAAGCCGGACCTGGTGTTCGTCGCCTGGGCGGGTGCCGGCGCACCGGCGCTGTGGACCGCGCTCGACCAGCAGGGCGTGCTGGACACCAGCAAGGTCGTCACCGGCCTCGCGGGCACCGCCTCGTACCCGGTCTTCGGGAAGGCCGGCTCCAAGATCGCCTTCCTCGCGCACTACTTCCCGGGCGCCGGGGGCGGCAACCCGGTGGAGAAGGCCATGCTCGACGGCATCACCAAGGCCGGCGGCACCCCCGACCTGTTCAGCCCGGACGGCTTCACCGCCGCCCAGATGATCGTGCACGCGATCGAGTCCGGCAGCGCCACCGACACCACGGCCATGGCCAAGGCGCTGGAGGGCTGGAGCTTCGACGGCCCCAAGGGCGCGGAACGCGTCCGCGCGAAGGACCACGCCCTGCTCCAGCCGATGTTCACGGCACGGCTCAGGGGCAGCGGCGACACCGCCCGGCCCGAACTGATCGACAGCATCCCGATGACGGCGGTCGCGCCGCCGGCCGCGGGGACGGCGGGCTGA